The following coding sequences lie in one Petrotoga miotherma DSM 10691 genomic window:
- a CDS encoding FliI/YscN family ATPase: protein MERNNFSSSLAYFTDKLQNRPLFELEGKISRIIGVTIESIGPSVALGDLCRIKLKDGSKIFAETVGFSDNRVLLMPLEDVSGIYVGAPVERVDSKINVKISSELLGHVLDGLGRSLDGSKIKSYENKSIYRAAPNPLLRNRIKEPLSVGVKAIDAFLTLGKGQRIGIMSGSGVGKSTLLGMIARNTEADINVIGLIGERGREVKDFIEKDLGEDGLKKSVLIVSTSDSPALLRVKALYTATTIAEYFRDLGYNVLMMVDSITRWAMAQREIGLSIGEPPTTRGYTPSVFANMPKILERAGNSEKGSMTAIYTVLVEADDMNDPIGDAVRSIVDGHIVLSRSLADSSHYPPIDILSSVSRLMKEVVDEKHLKAALFVKDIYASYINSKDLIEVGAYKKGSNKKVDIALEEIENINSFLTQRIEEKAPFEQTLKKLFEIYQKYN from the coding sequence ATGGAAAGAAATAATTTTTCCTCTTCTTTAGCTTATTTTACTGATAAATTACAAAACAGGCCTTTATTTGAGCTGGAAGGTAAAATTAGTAGGATAATAGGTGTTACTATTGAATCAATTGGCCCCAGTGTTGCTTTAGGTGATCTATGTAGAATAAAATTGAAAGATGGTTCCAAGATTTTTGCAGAGACCGTAGGTTTTTCTGATAATAGAGTTTTGTTGATGCCGTTAGAGGATGTCAGTGGAATCTATGTTGGGGCGCCGGTGGAAAGAGTAGATAGTAAAATCAACGTGAAAATTAGCTCAGAACTCTTAGGACACGTGTTGGATGGTTTGGGAAGATCATTGGATGGTTCAAAAATAAAGAGTTATGAAAATAAAAGTATATATAGAGCTGCGCCTAACCCACTTTTAAGAAACAGGATTAAAGAGCCTTTATCTGTAGGGGTAAAGGCGATTGATGCCTTTTTAACTCTTGGTAAAGGTCAAAGAATTGGAATAATGTCAGGAAGTGGCGTAGGAAAAAGTACCTTACTGGGCATGATTGCCAGAAATACGGAAGCAGATATAAACGTTATTGGGTTGATAGGAGAAAGAGGAAGAGAAGTTAAAGATTTTATTGAAAAAGATCTTGGGGAGGATGGACTAAAAAAATCTGTTTTGATAGTTTCAACTTCAGATTCACCTGCTTTACTCAGAGTAAAAGCTCTTTACACAGCCACCACTATCGCAGAGTATTTTAGAGATTTAGGTTACAATGTTTTAATGATGGTGGATTCAATCACTAGATGGGCTATGGCTCAGAGAGAGATAGGACTTTCTATTGGCGAACCACCAACCACCAGAGGATACACACCGAGCGTCTTTGCAAATATGCCAAAAATTTTAGAAAGAGCTGGAAACTCTGAGAAAGGAAGTATGACTGCAATCTATACAGTATTGGTTGAAGCCGATGATATGAACGATCCAATTGGTGACGCTGTAAGAAGTATAGTCGATGGTCATATCGTTCTTTCAAGAAGCCTCGCAGATTCTTCGCATTATCCCCCGATAGATATCCTTTCCAGTGTAAGTAGGTTGATGAAAGAAGTAGTAGATGAAAAGCACCTTAAAGCAGCTTTGTTTGTTAAAGATATTTACGCTAGTTATATAAATTCCAAGGATTTAATCGAAGTTGGTGCGTATAAGAAGGGGAGTAATAAAAAAGTAGACATAGCTTTGGAAGAAATAGAAAATATAAATAGTTTTTTAACACAGAGAATCGAAGAAAAAGCCCCTTTCGAACAAACGTTGAAAAAGTTATTTGAAATATACCAAAAGTACAACTAG
- a CDS encoding purine-nucleoside phosphorylase, with protein MDIEQYVSKVREAAKYIQEKTMKKPSIAIILGSGLGKISQNLEETLSIPYSDIPNFPSSTAPGHKGELMIGSLKGKDTLLMNGRFHYYEGYTMKEVTFPIRVMQELGIETLILTNAAGTLNPDFEVGVPCIITDHINFFGDNPLIGPNFDDWGPRFPDMTEVYSKSLVQEAFKSAKKLNIKVYSGVYLGLSGPTFETPAEMAMMRNFGADLVGMSTVPEAIVAKHAGMEILGITAITDKAVPEELKEVSAEEVLKIAEKTGESIADIIMDLIDIF; from the coding sequence ATGGACATTGAACAATACGTATCAAAAGTGAGAGAAGCAGCTAAGTATATTCAAGAAAAGACCATGAAAAAGCCCAGCATTGCGATCATTTTGGGGTCTGGATTAGGGAAAATTTCTCAAAATTTAGAAGAAACTCTTTCAATTCCTTATTCTGATATTCCAAACTTCCCAAGCTCTACCGCTCCGGGCCATAAAGGGGAATTGATGATAGGGAGTTTGAAGGGCAAAGATACATTACTTATGAATGGAAGATTTCATTACTACGAAGGATACACTATGAAAGAGGTTACCTTTCCAATTCGTGTAATGCAAGAATTAGGTATTGAAACTCTCATATTGACTAATGCAGCGGGAACGTTAAACCCCGATTTTGAAGTTGGTGTACCGTGTATAATTACAGATCATATCAATTTTTTTGGTGACAATCCGCTGATTGGACCAAATTTCGATGATTGGGGTCCTAGATTCCCTGATATGACGGAAGTTTACTCGAAGTCTTTGGTTCAAGAAGCCTTTAAATCCGCTAAGAAACTTAACATTAAAGTATATTCTGGTGTCTATTTAGGTTTAAGTGGCCCCACATTCGAGACACCAGCTGAAATGGCTATGATGAGAAATTTTGGCGCTGATTTGGTAGGTATGTCGACCGTACCAGAAGCTATTGTTGCAAAACATGCTGGTATGGAGATTTTAGGTATCACCGCTATAACAGATAAAGCTGTTCCTGAGGAACTGAAAGAAGTTAGTGCAGAAGAAGTTTTGAAGATTGCAGAAAAAACAGGTGAAAGTATAGCAGATATCATCATGGACCTAATAGATATCTTTTAG
- a CDS encoding carbohydrate ABC transporter permease has product MNYTKFIKTLWTLIVYLLLAGGAIVMLLPFAWMIMTSLKTSSEINLWPPTWTTKNFQNEWDLNLKLTPSKPSPRTGLSLAEFRTLSTQESYNPYKLVYEIDGDFVRRGRVQLSFDEIDYTEQASVEYMMSDIYDYISNIELREDLSSLFVIEDYSLETFESIYFALFSQEDGYFKQTTTIRRIQQSISKVQNFIDITLQRNINILPYFRTNPNMTESQIESITRSKEIFSNYLETIKSKTNDLNSKLSSYPAELRIISENEVEELINLLADFLSEFQTFEDDILSNTNTLIQRNIYEPIMKEINTLTFFMYFNEKYGEEQNITFEDVNIIFDVPTGETKYQNIIDRIQETEFPESFKKIVISLANEKNIDNLNQEVVSYLENDFVNDVSNSLIEDPRNLSIYTNIIRTLSQNQASFDQAQAVLSDSDYRFLIENIQGKEEEFARILEKRKEYDKILKDFDRFFLDTISKVNIVTAPPFVDMILYKNNSNVELYTVNVPSIWLFDDVPSGKVEYSFNQVLGNIFQNYVDAWNGAPFSRYYVNTVFVSLITTVLEIIFASMAAFAFSKLNFWGKNFIFITFLATMMIPGEVLLVPNYITISKFSWIDSYYALIVPWVISVFAIFLIRQQFMTVPNELWDAAKIDGSSSWRFLWTVMVPLSRPAILTGALLKFVGSWNAFLWVLIVTKSPEMRTLSVGLQNFRTDAGEIYNLLMAASTFTMIPIVILFIFLQRYFIEGIARTGLKG; this is encoded by the coding sequence TTGAATTATACAAAGTTTATAAAAACACTTTGGACTTTGATAGTTTATTTACTGTTAGCAGGAGGCGCGATAGTTATGCTCTTGCCTTTTGCGTGGATGATAATGACTTCTTTGAAAACAAGCAGCGAAATCAACTTATGGCCTCCAACATGGACAACAAAAAATTTTCAGAATGAATGGGATTTAAATTTAAAATTAACTCCCTCAAAACCTTCCCCAAGGACAGGCTTAAGTTTAGCTGAATTTAGAACTTTATCAACCCAAGAAAGCTACAATCCTTACAAATTGGTCTATGAAATAGATGGGGACTTTGTAAGGCGAGGAAGGGTACAACTCTCTTTTGACGAGATCGATTATACAGAGCAAGCAAGTGTCGAGTATATGATGTCTGATATCTACGATTATATTTCAAATATTGAATTAAGAGAAGATTTATCGAGCTTATTTGTTATAGAAGATTATTCCCTTGAAACTTTTGAAAGTATTTATTTTGCTCTTTTTTCCCAAGAAGATGGCTATTTTAAACAGACTACTACGATAAGAAGGATACAACAAAGTATAAGCAAAGTTCAGAATTTTATAGATATAACCCTCCAAAGAAATATCAATATCTTACCGTATTTTAGAACGAACCCGAATATGACAGAAAGTCAAATAGAAAGTATAACAAGAAGTAAAGAAATATTTTCCAATTATTTGGAAACGATAAAATCGAAAACCAATGATTTGAATTCAAAATTATCTTCCTATCCAGCAGAGTTAAGAATAATTAGTGAAAATGAGGTAGAAGAATTAATTAATCTACTCGCTGATTTTTTGTCTGAGTTTCAAACTTTTGAAGATGACATACTCTCCAACACAAATACTTTGATTCAAAGAAATATTTACGAACCCATTATGAAAGAGATCAATACTCTAACTTTCTTTATGTATTTTAACGAAAAATATGGTGAGGAACAAAATATTACATTTGAAGATGTGAACATAATATTCGACGTTCCTACTGGAGAAACAAAGTATCAAAATATCATAGACAGAATCCAAGAAACTGAATTTCCAGAATCATTTAAAAAAATTGTGATCTCATTAGCTAACGAGAAAAATATCGATAATTTGAATCAAGAAGTTGTTTCATATCTAGAGAACGATTTTGTAAATGATGTGAGTAATTCATTAATAGAAGACCCCAGAAACCTCTCAATATACACAAACATTATTAGAACGTTATCGCAGAACCAGGCTAGCTTTGATCAAGCCCAGGCAGTGCTCTCAGATTCCGATTATCGTTTTTTAATAGAAAACATTCAAGGAAAGGAAGAAGAGTTCGCAAGGATATTGGAAAAAAGGAAAGAATATGATAAAATATTAAAAGATTTCGATAGGTTTTTCCTTGATACGATTTCCAAAGTAAATATTGTAACCGCACCGCCTTTTGTTGATATGATTTTGTACAAAAATAATTCGAATGTTGAATTATACACAGTAAATGTACCATCAATTTGGTTGTTTGACGATGTTCCTTCCGGAAAAGTTGAATATTCTTTTAATCAGGTCTTGGGGAATATATTTCAAAATTATGTTGATGCATGGAACGGTGCTCCATTTTCCCGATACTATGTGAATACGGTTTTTGTTTCTCTAATAACCACCGTTTTGGAGATAATATTTGCGTCGATGGCTGCATTTGCATTTTCAAAACTTAATTTTTGGGGAAAGAATTTTATTTTTATAACTTTTTTAGCTACCATGATGATACCGGGTGAGGTTCTATTAGTACCAAATTATATAACTATTAGTAAATTTTCATGGATAGACAGTTATTATGCTTTGATCGTTCCCTGGGTGATTAGTGTTTTTGCCATTTTTTTGATCAGGCAACAGTTTATGACTGTGCCCAACGAGTTATGGGACGCTGCTAAAATAGACGGATCTTCAAGTTGGCGATTTTTATGGACCGTGATGGTACCTCTTAGTAGACCTGCAATTTTAACGGGGGCACTACTAAAATTTGTAGGGAGTTGGAACGCCTTTTTATGGGTTTTAATTGTCACCAAAAGTCCTGAAATGAGAACACTTTCAGTGGGATTACAAAATTTTAGAACTGATGCGGGAGAGATCTACAACCTTTTAATGGCAGCATCCACTTTTACTATGATTCCTATAGTAATATTGTTTATATTCTTACAAAGATATTTCATAGAAGGTATCGCAAGAACTGGGTTGAAAGGTTAA
- a CDS encoding lytic transglycosylase domain-containing protein, with amino-acid sequence MKAFVGLAIFIFLPILFFSYYEVYDYLFMKPNTYFEYNSNSTGEFGVEFYTINKYPIMDSNKLLESVWSQPRTLIGGQMVVESSNYTHAISSSKAMGLLQLKNPTGVDLHVYNLFDPYDNLKGALEYHGYLRRLFDDERLQIIAYHDGPTAVMSGRVSSAGEAYYEKVKRAQLNYSNTKIYSPYFIGGRVSYFPEDKISTEFKGGFAYRKVEIYGNVGLEFPLEQILELDSIDIQTDYGYTFFYVPRTNFGFGIKGKTVPEDIVLRVGLPWQNFILKGPENPELIYKHELTNNWTSKVLINSDNLLLSSYFSIYNLDLFVGYEVYETSINLGFRLAF; translated from the coding sequence TTGAAGGCTTTTGTTGGGTTGGCAATTTTTATATTTCTGCCAATTTTATTCTTTTCTTATTATGAAGTTTACGATTACTTGTTTATGAAACCGAATACTTATTTTGAATACAATTCAAATTCCACAGGAGAGTTTGGAGTGGAATTTTATACTATTAACAAATATCCAATAATGGACTCAAATAAATTGTTAGAAAGTGTGTGGTCCCAACCGCGAACATTGATAGGTGGGCAAATGGTGGTAGAATCGTCTAATTACACGCATGCTATTTCGTCTTCTAAAGCGATGGGACTACTTCAATTGAAAAATCCAACGGGGGTCGATTTACACGTTTATAATTTATTTGATCCATATGACAATCTAAAAGGTGCCTTAGAATACCATGGTTATCTTCGGCGGCTTTTTGATGATGAAAGGTTGCAGATTATAGCATACCATGATGGACCTACCGCAGTTATGTCTGGAAGGGTATCTTCTGCTGGTGAAGCATACTATGAGAAGGTAAAAAGAGCGCAACTAAATTATTCTAACACAAAAATATATTCTCCTTATTTTATAGGAGGTAGAGTGTCTTATTTCCCAGAAGATAAAATATCTACGGAATTTAAAGGTGGATTTGCTTATAGGAAAGTTGAGATATACGGGAATGTTGGTTTAGAATTTCCTTTAGAACAAATACTAGAATTAGATTCCATAGACATCCAAACAGATTATGGCTATACCTTTTTCTACGTACCTAGAACGAATTTTGGTTTTGGCATAAAAGGTAAAACCGTTCCAGAAGATATTGTTTTGCGCGTTGGTTTACCGTGGCAAAACTTTATTCTTAAAGGGCCAGAAAATCCTGAGTTAATTTATAAACACGAATTAACGAATAATTGGACCTCGAAAGTATTAATAAATTCTGACAATTTACTGCTTTCCAGTTATTTTTCAATTTACAACTTAGACCTTTTCGTGGGGTACGAAGTTTATGAAACTTCTATAAATCTAGGTTTTAGATTAGCCTTTTAA
- a CDS encoding carbohydrate ABC transporter permease: protein MLKAEYAIIFYVLLIVFSLLLVRMLSKKYLEPAKYRKVKESISAYLYLLPSFVVLGIFVFWPIFYSFYLSFFKWDFQNQDNPLFIGLQNYIDLFKLNQPVNITLNETFFNTLLIFMTAIFIIHLIFDLKKVKTPRQKYLIISMSMLGILSLLTTNLIQYLNIISALVLVVVYTILLSLHFLDQMSNKIFLRIIMFIVLWIAFYSLGVPEIIRFLSLAKEQSLFIKAIWNTTYYVLLSTPITILFALLIALLLNRKLYGKTIFRTVYFIPFVTSVVAISLVWQWIFNDNGLLNYILTQMGFSKVPWLKDQKFTIPTVAIISIWKMVGYYAIIFLAGLQNIDKTYYEAAEVDGATPFQKFQFITLPLLSPTTFFIIIVAMIGAFKVFDEIFILYVGMPGPYNNSGMTMVYYVFDMFYVQQRMGRASAAAYVLFGIILLFTILQMRSSRSRIHYES from the coding sequence TTGTTAAAAGCTGAATACGCCATCATCTTTTATGTTTTATTGATCGTCTTTTCCTTGCTTTTAGTCAGAATGTTATCAAAAAAATATTTAGAACCTGCTAAATACAGGAAAGTTAAAGAAAGTATTTCAGCCTATTTGTATCTATTACCATCATTTGTTGTTTTAGGGATTTTTGTTTTTTGGCCTATTTTTTATTCCTTTTATCTGAGCTTTTTTAAGTGGGATTTTCAAAATCAAGATAATCCGTTATTCATTGGGCTTCAAAATTATATAGATTTATTTAAATTGAACCAACCTGTGAATATTACTCTCAATGAAACATTTTTCAATACACTTCTAATCTTTATGACTGCTATTTTTATCATTCATTTAATCTTTGATCTAAAAAAGGTAAAGACTCCTCGTCAAAAATATTTAATTATTTCTATGAGTATGTTAGGAATACTTTCTTTGTTAACTACTAATTTAATACAGTATCTTAATATAATAAGTGCTTTAGTTCTTGTTGTTGTTTACACTATTTTATTATCTTTGCACTTTTTAGATCAAATGTCCAATAAAATTTTTCTTCGGATAATTATGTTCATCGTATTATGGATAGCGTTTTACTCTTTGGGAGTGCCTGAAATTATTAGGTTTTTGAGTTTGGCAAAGGAACAGTCGTTATTCATCAAAGCGATATGGAATACCACTTATTATGTTCTACTTTCCACGCCTATAACTATTCTGTTTGCCTTGTTAATAGCCTTATTATTGAATAGAAAATTATATGGTAAAACTATTTTTAGAACGGTTTATTTTATTCCCTTTGTTACAAGTGTTGTGGCAATTTCTCTAGTATGGCAATGGATATTCAATGACAATGGTTTATTAAATTATATTTTAACTCAAATGGGTTTTTCAAAAGTTCCATGGTTGAAAGATCAGAAGTTTACGATTCCTACCGTTGCCATAATATCTATATGGAAGATGGTAGGATATTACGCAATAATCTTTTTGGCGGGTCTGCAAAATATAGATAAAACTTACTACGAAGCTGCTGAAGTGGATGGAGCCACACCTTTTCAAAAATTTCAGTTTATAACCTTACCCTTATTATCTCCTACAACTTTTTTTATAATCATAGTTGCAATGATCGGAGCATTTAAAGTTTTCGATGAGATTTTTATCCTCTATGTAGGTATGCCTGGACCTTACAACAACAGTGGAATGACCATGGTTTACTACGTGTTTGATATGTTCTATGTTCAACAAAGGATGGGAAGAGCTAGTGCTGCTGCTTACGTGCTTTTTGGAATTATTCTATTGTTTACAATTCTTCAGATGAGAAGTAGCAGAAGTAGAATACACTACGAATCCTAA
- the fliG gene encoding flagellar motor switch protein FliG gives MAEKSKELDGLKKSAILLVLLGPERASKILKKLDEEEVEQLTLEIANLEKIDEKTKKTVMDEFGEYIKAKDYINTGGVEYARNLLEKTFGPEKAIDIIDRLVSNLQVKPFEFLRKVDVSQMVNVLQNEHPQTVALILCYLPPQAASQVISELPESLQLDVIKRISTMDSANPDIVKEIESRLKDRLSAFTVQTFSQVGGIDITAEIMNNIDRAVSNNIFEKLSERDPKLSDEIRRRMFVFEDIVKLDDRSIQRILREVDSKDLTMALKGSSEEVKNVIFKNMSKRASQIIKEELDFMGPVRVRDVDEAQQRIINVIRKLEESGEIIIAGGGAGEELIE, from the coding sequence ATGGCTGAAAAGAGTAAAGAATTAGATGGTTTAAAAAAATCTGCAATATTGTTAGTACTATTGGGGCCTGAGAGAGCAAGTAAAATCTTAAAAAAGTTGGATGAAGAAGAAGTAGAACAATTAACTTTAGAAATAGCAAATTTGGAAAAAATTGATGAAAAAACAAAAAAAACGGTTATGGACGAATTTGGAGAATACATAAAGGCAAAAGATTATATCAACACCGGTGGTGTTGAATATGCAAGAAACCTTCTCGAAAAAACTTTTGGACCAGAAAAAGCCATAGATATAATAGATAGATTGGTGTCAAATTTGCAGGTAAAACCTTTTGAATTTTTAAGAAAAGTGGATGTGTCACAGATGGTTAATGTGTTACAAAACGAACATCCACAGACGGTTGCCCTTATCTTATGTTATCTTCCACCTCAAGCCGCTTCTCAAGTTATTTCTGAACTACCTGAATCTTTACAATTAGACGTGATAAAAAGAATTTCCACTATGGATTCTGCCAACCCGGATATTGTAAAAGAGATAGAAAGTAGGTTAAAGGATCGTCTTTCTGCTTTCACCGTTCAAACTTTTTCTCAGGTTGGTGGGATAGATATTACCGCGGAAATAATGAATAACATCGATAGGGCGGTCAGTAATAATATATTTGAAAAGCTTTCAGAAAGAGACCCAAAGCTGTCGGATGAAATTAGGAGAAGAATGTTTGTTTTTGAAGATATTGTCAAGTTGGACGATAGATCTATACAAAGAATACTTCGTGAAGTAGATAGTAAGGATTTAACAATGGCTTTAAAAGGTTCTAGCGAAGAAGTTAAAAATGTCATTTTTAAAAACATGTCTAAAAGGGCTTCACAGATTATAAAAGAAGAATTAGATTTTATGGGACCTGTTAGAGTTAGGGATGTAGATGAAGCACAACAAAGAATCATCAATGTAATCAGAAAACTTGAAGAGTCTGGTGAGATTATTATAGCTGGTGGCGGGGCAGGTGAAGAATTGATTGAATAA
- the hpt gene encoding hypoxanthine phosphoribosyltransferase: MSLKVLISEEEIQKKVEDLAKQIDDYYKNITDEIVAVCVLKGSVNFFSDLVKKIQLNVNYNFIQVSSYSGDITTGKVKVKSWLDEPLENKHVLIVEDIVDTGNTLKYIVKYLERQNPSSLEITSIVLKTIHEHGIQVRFPGFEIGDKFIVGYGLDYNEKYRNLPYIGYIE, from the coding sequence ATGTCGCTAAAAGTGCTTATTTCAGAGGAAGAAATACAAAAAAAGGTTGAGGATTTGGCTAAGCAAATAGATGATTATTATAAAAATATAACGGATGAAATTGTCGCCGTATGTGTCTTAAAAGGATCCGTTAATTTCTTTAGCGATTTGGTAAAAAAGATACAGTTGAACGTTAATTATAATTTCATACAGGTATCTAGTTACTCCGGGGATATAACCACTGGAAAAGTAAAAGTAAAAAGTTGGCTAGATGAGCCTCTCGAAAATAAGCATGTTTTAATAGTTGAAGATATTGTGGATACTGGAAATACGTTAAAATATATAGTAAAATATTTAGAGAGGCAAAATCCCTCCTCTTTAGAAATTACATCAATAGTTTTAAAAACGATTCATGAACACGGAATTCAAGTAAGATTTCCTGGATTTGAAATCGGAGATAAATTTATAGTAGGATACGGATTGGATTACAACGAAAAATATAGAAATTTACCGTACATTGGCTATATAGAATAA
- a CDS encoding biotin--[acetyl-CoA-carboxylase] ligase: MIGDNLILLDKVDSTNNYIKKHWRELPSETVVWALEQTEGYGRKNSRWYSPLGGLWFSVLFKPRKRPLIPYYYLRMYSLVIYNVLKKKYKLNPIIKWPNDILINSKKVCGILGESVYNGGSPSCVIVGVGINVNNELREEISNSSIALKDVVGKEIPLRKLLNELNHVAYHSYYLKYFKPKAISAITKMWLNHLNVKVGDKVQVSTENNGSIYGIVNDIQSDYLEIMDDNGELRKINSGELIVI; encoded by the coding sequence ATGATAGGTGATAATTTGATTCTTTTGGATAAAGTAGATTCAACAAACAACTACATCAAAAAACACTGGCGTGAACTGCCATCAGAAACTGTTGTTTGGGCTTTAGAACAAACAGAAGGTTACGGAAGGAAAAACAGTAGGTGGTATTCTCCTTTGGGGGGGTTGTGGTTTTCGGTGTTATTCAAACCCCGTAAAAGACCTTTGATCCCATATTATTATTTGAGAATGTACTCTTTGGTAATTTATAATGTCTTGAAAAAAAAATACAAGTTGAACCCCATCATTAAATGGCCTAACGATATTTTGATAAATTCTAAAAAGGTGTGTGGAATTTTAGGAGAGAGTGTTTATAATGGCGGTTCACCTAGTTGCGTTATAGTGGGAGTAGGAATAAACGTTAACAACGAATTACGTGAAGAAATCTCCAATAGCTCGATTGCTTTAAAAGATGTTGTTGGGAAGGAAATTCCATTGAGAAAACTTTTGAATGAATTGAACCATGTTGCTTACCATTCATATTATCTAAAATACTTCAAACCCAAAGCAATTTCAGCCATCACAAAAATGTGGTTAAATCATTTGAATGTGAAAGTAGGAGATAAGGTCCAAGTATCAACTGAAAATAATGGAAGTATTTATGGTATAGTAAACGATATCCAGTCAGATTATTTGGAAATAATGGACGATAACGGGGAGCTAAGAAAAATAAACTCTGGCGAATTAATTGTGATATAA
- the fliF gene encoding flagellar basal-body MS-ring/collar protein FliF, with product MEKYLQQLRDWWKNLDKSKKRNYIVLLISIIVLIVFFSILLSRKNYEFFIGGLDQANAGNIVTRLEEMGIEYKVDDFGNIYVANQNVAELRMKLASEGSLGYNLQGYELLQNQGFGATSYDKQVNYQIALEGELSRSIASMEPVQSARVHLVIPPRTYYQVGESPKPSASVLLVLNPGMSVSSNQIKGIINLVAGAVAGLQPENVKVVDNFSNDLSAQVAVGEDISSADTKFQLKAEIEKYYKQKVESGLQSVFGLGNVVVVPEIELNWQKLEEEQRKVEPVVDENGIILSQQTKTEQSSSSPSSGGVPGVDSNIPPYTYQTPTSTGNYYSSSDVITNYDVNEIYKKTIEDKNGEISNKSITLFIDFQNSKVEDNQELRSQIKTAIATAVGAPEDNISLVDIQFNRDLEAMRADIEYQLQQRRQRITNIVIAIIVIAFLMMLVILIARARRARKASQLVEERKRQLESRVEEAMKERGVEVEEVSPEQERLREITTLAENNPDEVADIIKSWLKTR from the coding sequence ATGGAAAAGTATTTGCAACAATTAAGAGACTGGTGGAAAAATCTAGATAAAAGCAAAAAACGAAACTATATAGTTTTGTTAATTTCTATCATTGTGTTGATAGTATTCTTTTCAATATTGCTTTCAAGAAAAAATTATGAGTTTTTTATCGGAGGTTTGGATCAAGCAAATGCGGGTAATATTGTAACAAGGTTGGAAGAAATGGGTATAGAATACAAAGTAGATGATTTTGGTAATATTTACGTTGCGAATCAGAATGTAGCGGAGTTGAGAATGAAATTAGCCAGTGAAGGTTCATTGGGCTACAATCTTCAAGGTTATGAACTTCTTCAAAACCAAGGCTTTGGAGCTACCAGTTACGATAAGCAGGTCAACTATCAGATCGCTTTGGAAGGCGAATTATCTAGAAGTATAGCTTCTATGGAACCGGTACAAAGTGCCCGCGTTCATTTAGTTATTCCTCCAAGAACTTACTACCAAGTTGGTGAAAGCCCAAAACCATCTGCATCTGTTTTGTTAGTATTGAATCCTGGAATGAGTGTATCCTCAAACCAAATTAAGGGAATAATTAATTTAGTAGCCGGGGCTGTAGCTGGGTTGCAACCAGAGAATGTAAAAGTAGTAGATAATTTTTCTAACGATTTGAGTGCTCAGGTTGCCGTGGGAGAAGATATCAGTAGTGCTGATACTAAATTTCAGCTAAAAGCCGAGATAGAAAAATATTATAAGCAAAAAGTAGAAAGCGGTTTACAATCAGTCTTTGGTTTAGGGAATGTTGTTGTTGTTCCTGAGATAGAATTAAATTGGCAAAAATTAGAAGAAGAACAAAGAAAAGTCGAACCGGTTGTGGATGAAAATGGAATAATTTTAAGCCAACAGACTAAGACCGAACAAAGTAGTTCTTCTCCTTCTTCTGGCGGGGTACCTGGTGTTGATTCCAACATTCCCCCCTATACTTATCAAACGCCTACGAGTACAGGAAATTATTACAGCAGCTCAGATGTGATAACCAACTACGATGTAAATGAGATTTATAAAAAGACTATTGAAGATAAAAACGGAGAAATATCCAATAAAAGCATAACACTTTTTATCGATTTTCAAAACAGTAAAGTTGAAGATAATCAAGAGTTGAGGTCTCAAATTAAAACAGCCATTGCAACAGCCGTTGGTGCACCTGAAGATAATATTTCTTTAGTTGATATACAGTTCAATAGGGATTTGGAAGCGATGAGGGCGGATATTGAATATCAATTACAACAGAGAAGACAAAGAATTACGAATATTGTAATTGCTATAATTGTGATCGCATTCCTAATGATGCTTGTCATCCTAATTGCTAGAGCTCGTAGAGCCAGAAAGGCCTCGCAACTCGTCGAAGAAAGAAAGCGACAGTTAGAGTCCAGAGTTGAAGAAGCGATGAAAGAAAGAGGCGTTGAGGTTGAAGAAGTTTCACCCGAACAAGAGAGATTAAGAGAGATTACAACTTTGGCGGAAAATAATCCCGATGAGGTTGCAGATATCATTAAATCTTGGCTTAAAACTCGTTAA